In the genome of Xyrauchen texanus isolate HMW12.3.18 chromosome 33, RBS_HiC_50CHRs, whole genome shotgun sequence, one region contains:
- the LOC127627052 gene encoding probable E3 ubiquitin-protein ligase HECTD2 — protein MLLNMSENNCPLEERDRERLPPILSHSLDRGPKLPFPSYGSFISTLNHKRVSGSHSFSSPLLLPAVKVRVLPPICPDVRQKHRISIDVLPPEVKARFVSEPIIPIRTKTAKEFQDDVERATISGDWKQVHEFYLTTFDSFLELNAAFKKEANAPFNTIEDSGINIKFVNIVYDALLHMPPDTQKSVLKGIINSLLREWKGPRTKDDLRAYFVLVQNPQYTSPATYVIYAHLLRQIAALAEADHYFLMYWFKKLPQKRFKQLVERLQLFITTRLFPAKPEELPPMAKCSWWIPSATKVLSLLNAANTISSSPIVPFSDFYNLTLDHIDFMEEYQTWQAHGNSNRFSFCQFPFVLSTVVKKAIIQRDSEQQMISMARQTLVDKVSRRQRVDMSLLFLNIKVRRLQLVSDSLDELSRKRADLKKKLKVTFVGEAGLDMGGLTKEWFLLLIRQIFLTDYGMFTYVKESQCHWFSSLKCDNYSEFRLVGALMGLAVYNSITLDIRFPPCVYKKLLTPPIVPCDLDTPVGMATLTLDDLQQIMPDLAHGLGELLSYEENVEEDFFTTFQVFQEELGVVKSYNLKPGGDKIPVTNLNRKEYVQLYIDFLLNKSIYRQFAAFYHGFHSVCASNALMLLRPEEVEILVCGSPNLDMSSLQRVVQYEGYSKTDPTIRAFWDVVLAFPLELQKKLLHFTTGSDRVPVGGMADLNFKISKIDVSTDWLPVSHTCFNQICLPPYKSKKELRQKLTIAISNAEGFGLE, from the exons TGAGAGTGCTTCCCCCAATATGTCCAGATGTGAGACAAAAGCATCGTATCTCTATTGATGTTCTCCCTCCAGAAGTGAAGGCTCGTTTCGTCTCAGAACCCATAATTCCCATTCGGACCAAAACTGCCAAAGAGTTTCA GGACGATGTTGAAAGGGCAACTATCTCAGGGGATTGGAAGCAAGTCCATGAATTCTACTTGACCACATTTGACTCCTTTTTGGAACTCAATGCTGCCTTTAAG AAAGAAGCAAATGCTCCCTTCAATACGATTGAAGACTCAGGAATAAACATCAAATTTGTCAACATTGTTTATGATGCCTTGCTCCACATG CCCCCGGACACACAGAAATCTGTCCTGAAGGGAATCATTAATAGCTTATTAAGAGAATGGAAAGG gCCTCGTACAAAGGATGACCTTCGAGCGTATTTTGTTCTTGTGCag AACCCTCAGTACACCAGCCCAGCCACATATGTCATCTATGCACACTTACTGAGGCAAATAGCAGCCCTGGCTGAAGCGGACCACTATTTCCTGATGTACTGGTTTAAAAA GCTGCCTCAGAAGCGTTTCAAACAGCTGGTGGAGCGCTTGCAGCTCTTCATCACAACCCGCCTATTTCCTGCCAAGCCAGAAGAGTTGCCGCCCATGGCCAAATGCTCCTGGTGGATTCCATCAGCCACCAAAGTTCTCTCGCTGCTCA ATGCGGCAAACACCATTTCCTCTTCCCCTATCGTACCTTTCTCTGATTTCTACAACCTAACGCTGGACCATATTGATTTTATGGAGGAATATCAGACGTGGCAAGCTCATGGAAATTCCAACAG GTTCAGCTTCTGTCAGTTCCCCTTCGTCTTGTCTACGGTGGTGAAGAAGGCCATCATCCAGAGAGACTCTGAGCAGCAGATGATCAGCATGGCCAGG CAAACACTGGTGGACAAGGTCTCTCGAAGGCAAAGGGTGGATATGAGTCTGCTCTTTCTCAACATTAAAGTTAGGCGTCTGCAGCTGGTCAGTGACTCACTGGATGAG CTTTCGAGAAAGCGAGCAGACCTGAAGAAAAAACTGAAAGTGACGTTTGTTGGAGAAGCTGGATTGGACATGGGTGGACTAACAAAAGAGTGGTTTCTTCTCCTGATTCGGCAGATTTTTCTCACTGATTATG GCATGTTCACATATGTAAAGGAGTCCCAGTGTCATTGGTTCAGCAGCTTGAAATGTGACAACTACTCTGAGTTTCGATTGGTTGGAGCC CTCATGGGCTTGGCTGTGTACAACAGCATCACACTGGACATTCGTTTTCCCCCCTGCGTCTACAAGAAGCTGCTGACCCCGCCCATTGTGCCGTGTGACCTTGACACTCCCGTCGGCATGGCGACCCTCACCTTGGACGACCTCCAGCAGATAATGCCC GACCTTGCTCATGGACTTGGGGAGCTCCTTAGTTATGAAGAAAATGTTGAAGAGGACTTCTTTACCACCTTTCAG GTTTTTCAGGAAGAACTTGGAGTGGTCAAGTCATATAACCTGAAACCAGGAGGTGACAAGATTCCTGTTACCAACCTAAACAGAAAAG AATACGTTCAGCTCTACATTGATTTCCTGCTGAATAAGTCCATCTACAGGCAGTTTGCAGCTTTTTATCATGGTTTTCACAGTGTATGTGCCTCCAATGCCCTGATG CTCTTGAGGCCAGAGGAGGTTGAGATCCTGGTTTGTGGAAGTCCTAATCTAGACATGAGCTCTCTGCAGCGAGTGGTACAGTATGAGGGCTACAGCAAGACTGACCCCACCATCCG GGCCTTCTGGGATGTGGTCCTTGCCTTTCCTTTGGAATTACAGAAGAAACTTCTCCACTTTACAACAGGAAGTGACCGTGTTCCTGTGGGAGGAATGGCTGACCTTAACTTCAAGATCTCCAAGATTGATGTATCCACTGACTG GCTGCCAGTGTCGCACACATGCTTCAACCAGATCTGTCTACCTCCGTACAAGAGCAAGAAAGAACTAAGGCAAAAGTTAACAATTGCCATTTCAAATGCAGAAGGCTTTGGATTGGAGTAG